DNA sequence from the Nicotiana tomentosiformis chromosome 3, ASM39032v3, whole genome shotgun sequence genome:
AAACGCCAAAAACAGGAATTCTCAACTGAAAAATCTGAGGAACTGATTAACCAAGACAAGTGTACTATTGATGTGTCCTTCATCTTCAGCTGAAAGCAAAATCTGAAGTACATTAAGATCATCGAAAAGATAACTGAATACCAATGTTCTTGGATTAATCCTAATTCACAACCAAAAATCGGTAGAAAAGACCAAGAAAGCGTAAGATAGGTTAAGGCGGGACCAGAATAGATTCTCAATAGGTCCTGGCTTTTCAACAACAAAGGCGAAAATTTAATCTTTAACGTCTAAGTCAAAGATGGAGAACAGGGAAGTTATCACAAATATCAACTCAAGATTGCAATAAGTACACATAAGATGGAAAAGTCACTAGAAAGAAATGACAAGTGACAACACTAATTGAGAATTAATCTTTCCCTACCTCACTGTAGCATGTGAATAACCTTTTGTGCAGTTGACCAAAATGAAGAATAGGTGCTCATACATCAAGTTGTGTGGCTCTATGCCACTGAAATTTTCTGCAGTTCTTGGTTCCTTATAGGTTACATTGGAAACAGGTGGTTGGTTCATTCAAAGAGTTCGCACACTATGAAGACTTTAAGCGCTGAATGATGGAATGGCGTGTTAAATTGTCTAGTAACGCAGCAGCCGGAGTAGGTCTACATTAAGTTTCTTGAAGGATGTGAGAAAGAGGTGGAGAAAATCTGTACTTTCAGTGTGTTGGATGCGAATTGCTGATCACTCATGAAAAGTGAGAAATACTTCAATGTGATTCTGGAATCAGAAATAAAAGAGTAAGAAATTATACTTGAGAACAAATTACATGATCTTGATGAAAAATCTCTATCTAACACAGTTTCTCGCAAGAAAAGGACACAATTAAAATTGATAACAAATTGCAGTCATCATATTCAGAATAAATAGGTGGGCTGAAAAATAATATTGACaaataattaaatagataaaATTAAGACTCAATAGGAACACAATGTGGAGCTCCCAACGAAACAAATATAAGAAAGAATGCACAATAACTTCATATATCAATTATAGATGATCCTAGTAGCTCCACTCCAATTTTGAATTGGAGTACTTGATATCTTACTTGATATCATAAATAACTAGTTTTCTCTTTATGTTGAGGGAATTGTTCAAAAATAAAGAGGTGTATAATGAAGAGCTAATCCCATAACACAATTTTAAAGACAAACGGTGCTATCTTAATTTCTTAATGCACTCTTTTACAGAATTTCTTCAAGTCATTTTGACTATGCATGTTCAATTTTTTCTAATTATTAGGGGTGGAAGGACTGCTACATCGGCATGATTGAGCTTGAAGAAAAGAAACATAAGCAAAGTATTGCAGAAAAGGAGTGAAATATTGAGAAGTGGCTTAGAGGATGCAAACTGATTTAGAAGCAAGTTTTAACAGCCGGAAGGCAAATTTACAGTCACCAACCAGTGCTAAAAAGCTATCATGATTTTCATCTCAGGACACAGATATGTCTTCGATCATCTAATCTGTCAGCTGGCTTAAACTGGACAAGATAATAAATACATGCAGTTTAAACATCTAAAAAATGTAAAAGTTGGACTCTCTATTCTTCATGTGATTTAACTCATTAATTTAACTGCATTTACAGAATTCAAAATCACATTTTGCAGTTCGTACAACAACATAAAGAACGTAACAGATCGTGTTTTCTAAATGGCCTTCTACTTCTCCCTATGGTGTTAATTGTTAAGATCACCATAATGACAATATGAAATATTTATTGCATATTAATAAATGTCTAAAAAGTTAGAAGCCACAGGCAAAATTGGAGACCAAAAAGTTTGGCAATATTTTCATGTTCAAAAGGAGTAAAATTTTGTAGAAGTTCGTCACAGTTTGGTAATTATAGGTGCAGCAGCACCTTTTCTTTTAGAAGTAATAAACATATCAACCCCTTTTCTCCGTTTTTGGCAAAGTACTAGGCATCAAAGTTTGCAGAGCATATGAAACCCAAGTATATATTTATACAAGGTAAAGGATTCTTTTAAGCAAAATACATCGACAACCCTTAAAGTTGTCCACACTTTTTCACTTAAACAATCCAGTATGTTCCATTTGAACGTTTTAACCAGGCCTATGTCATTTAGACACAAAATTAATAAAAGGTGTGTAATTCACACACTAGAATAACGAATAAAAGGAAGACACCTGGATTTAACTTAAcaaaaaaaacttttaaaaaaagaaaaagaactagAAGAAAAACAAAACCCCGACCCCCGTTCATCTTCTTTGGCTGGAAAAATCATCGTATCCTCTTCGACGTTCCAAACCCATTTCTCGACGTTGCTCGTGAAGCATGTAGCTAATGTACTTCATTTGGATTTTTTTTATTAAGCTGCTCCATATGATTTGATTTGATGGGATTTTCTCCGTTTGGTTTTTTCTTTTCGTTTTCTCTATGTGCTTTTGAGTTGGGGAATTATAACTATTAAATATAGTTTCACAATTTGGACCCTGATTGAAATATGAGTTGGGGTTATTTGTTTGAGTAGGAGACCatttggaagagtttggagttATTCCAACTTTGAGACCTCCATTGATGGTCATTCGAACTTGAAATTTGAGAATGTAACCTAGATTATTATCGAATAGTTGTTGATTGAGAACAAATGATACTTGTTTTTGAGAGTTGAGAACTGAAATCTATCTACTAATTTGAATAAATTGTCAAGAAAATTCCCACAGCCCATTGTTAGAGCTTGAGAAGAAAGAACCTGGTTAAAAGACTCATGATTATTGTCTGCAAATTGGTGAGTGATATATTTTGTAGTTGAAATTGGTGAGTCAGAAAGAGAAGAAATTTCTAGTGGTGTGCCCAGATTTAAAGGTGAAGATAATAGTAATGAGTGAAAGatctaaaaaattaaaagaaatattcACCAGAAAATTTTCCGGCAGGAAGTATGAGGAATTTGTTTTTTCGGACCATTTCCCACCCTTGAAAATTGTGAGAAACACTTGCATTGTCATGTCAGTTTTTTGTGTCTAAATGACACAGTAAAGGCCTGTTTAAGTGAAAAGTATGGACAACTTTAAGAGGATGTTAATGTATTTTGCCTTATTTTTAATATGGGAGTTCCATCTAATCATATTCATCATCCTTCATCTCCACTAATAATAGAATCATTTAAAACAATACAACCTTTTCTTGCAGAATACACAGCATAGCCACAGAGAACTTACAGTTAGGGACCGAAGAAAGAGCCATAGCAATGATGTAGATTAGCTAGTCGTCAAGGACCTACCGATCCCAGCCGTGCACAATCAagtggaacggaccaaaaaggaaataggttcacataaactgaaacggGGAGTATAATATAAGAATTTAGATATTAAGTCAGAGAATCACAAAAACTGCCTCTGAACTCTGGTTAGTAGCTCTTTGATATATGGGACAGAAGTGAAATTTAAATCTAATCAAATTGTAATTGTCAATCTAGAAACCACGATTTTTCATTGGAGCTGTTTATGAGTTGATCCATTCTTGAACTAAAggcctttcttttttcttcttgcaCTGCAAAGCTTCATCCTCTAATTTCTAAATAGCTGCACAACAAGCAAAAAAAAATGAACAAGTTACTCGAATATTGATATACATATAACCACTCAAAAAATACAAAAGAgatggaaaaaagaaaagagatatTAACCACTTTTTAGATAAGGATGAAACATTTAATACCTGATATAAGCCAAACCAAAAACTGTTCCACTAGTGCTCCGGTAACTGGACATTGATTGCACGAAATTGATTTAACAGGACCAACAATTCCTCAGCATGTTGGCTTTCAATGGGAATTTCCCTCTTTAAACCCTGTCTGAAACCAATAGTGAAGCGGATGGTCTGATGCTCAGCACAGTAGACAAAATTCAAGTATCACGAAAATTTTCTTCTCAATCTACTGGATTTAAAATAAATCTGCATATACATGCTTATCTGCCCCACTAATCAAAGTGATCAAGCCTCTCTGTAATAGTAAACTATCCAGTTCCATGTGCGAAAAATCTGAATTTTCAGTCATGTATGCAGCCTGACTCATGGGAAACTGGTTTAGTTCAACTCGCCACTTTTTCCACTTTGATTTCCTTCTGTAGTTCCTTGTTCAACGAGTGTCCACAAATTGCCATCACATTATACCTAATTCCCACAaagtaaaataagaaaaaatcagAAAGAGGTTCAACTTGGCTATCAAATTACAAAACAAATAACATTAAAGAATTTCGCGCTTAATAGGTAAAAGCTGAGAAGAAAAGTATTTGGGAGATGCATAGACTATTCCAACTGAAAAATAAAGGTGACTATCCTAAACTGGAATAGTTTTTCTCGTTATTATTAGTTGATAAAGAAGGCTGAAACATTATAATAAAAGGCACTGGTTAAAAGGGAACCACATTAGAAAAAACGTCAGGCTGATCAAATAAAGTAATTCAATAAGTAAAAAAAGCATCTCTCCACTCCTAGTTCAAACTATATTCATACCAGCAACAAGTAAAACAGTTCCAAATTTTAGTGCTCTTGAAGAAGTCAACTAATGTAATAGTTAAATGACTCAAAATGTGCAATAAGGGATAAAAGCAGATAGACTAATTTTCCAATGAAGGGAAAACACGTAAAACAGGACATGAAGACATGAACAGTAATAGGACAAAGTGTTAAGGATTGTTTCATACCCAACTGCAACCAGGTATCTTCTTAAGACCCTTCTCACTCATTTTCTGACGCAACAACGCAACATCTAACCACCGATTTGCCGCAGCATAGATGTCTGACAAAAGTACGTAATTACCAGTATTTTGAGGCTCAAGTTCAAAAAGTCTATGGGATACTTCCTCCCCTACCTCAATGTCACAGTGTAGCTTACAAGCACCAAGAAGTGCACCCCAGGCACCAGCATGAGGTTCAATGGGCATTGACCTTATAAGTTCATACGCATCTTTAAGTTTTCCTGATCTTCCAAGAAGGTCTACTACGCATGCATAATGATCCGGAGAAGGCTTAACAGGATATTTGTTTATCATTAGATTAAATATGCGGCAACCCTCCTTAACAAGTTCTGCACGACTACAAGCAGTCAGAATTACCTTAAGGGAAACATCATCAGGCACGAGCCCCTCGTTCAGCATCCTATCAAAGAAAACTACAGCCTGAGAACCGCAACCATGAATAGACAGGCCTTGTATCATTGAACAGTATGATACTAGATCACGCTTAGGCATCCCCTCAAACAGCATTGTCGCCCTTTCCATATTCCCACATTTAGCATTCATATCCACGAGGGCTGCAGCTATATGCACTTGATTAAGATCAAATGAATTCTGGCTCATATAATGTTCTACCCAATTTGCCAGGTCCAGGCGACCTAACTGGGAACACGCACACATCAAACTTACCATTATAAACTCATCTGGCCTAACATTCATTGACAACATTTCATGGAAAATTTTGAGAGCTTCATTGGGCTGCCCGTTCTGAGCGTACCCAGATATCAAAGCAGACCAGGATATTATGTCTCTGTCAA
Encoded proteins:
- the LOC104095115 gene encoding putative pentatricopeptide repeat-containing protein At5g37570 encodes the protein MSLISKCLTTSAEPSFSLSIPLLNLLRACRTVKNLQQVHTHIIQKGYEQDHFIINQFISLCNTFSSDVSYATSVFEHVIQPNVYVWNTLIKGYSKHSSFADCFLILKQMKRSMNVIPDKYTFPSLVKSCSSALALREGQSVHGLIVRYGTDSDVFVGSSLIDLYGKCNQIEYARRIFDEMPLRNEVTWTAMVVGYIYFGDLSQARKLFDEMPHKNIASWNAMISAFVKFGDLLSARKLFDSMPGKDVVSFTTMIDGYAKAGDMASARFLFDQSFDRDIISWSALISGYAQNGQPNEALKIFHEMLSMNVRPDEFIMVSLMCACSQLGRLDLANWVEHYMSQNSFDLNQVHIAAALVDMNAKCGNMERATMLFEGMPKRDLVSYCSMIQGLSIHGCGSQAVVFFDRMLNEGLVPDDVSLKVILTACSRAELVKEGCRIFNLMINKYPVKPSPDHYACVVDLLGRSGKLKDAYELIRSMPIEPHAGAWGALLGACKLHCDIEVGEEVSHRLFELEPQNTGNYVLLSDIYAAANRWLDVALLRQKMSEKGLKKIPGCSWV